The sequence gccactcaaactgctgcaggcagctgcgttctatcttgttttaacatcctgtggcactcttctacCAGCCACCCAAGTATGAGCCCACATCCTCCCTACCAGGGGAGGTCTGTGTCATGGGAGACCCACTTTTGCAATGCCGgacattcaagtacctcggaagcACAGTGACAGAAAATGCCAAGCTTGATGATGAGATCAAACTGAGGATGGGGAGAGCGAGTGCTGTGTTTGGGAAATTAAGGGAAAGACTCTGGAACAACAGGCATGTCTCTATTTGCGTCAAGTGCAAGGTGTACAGAGCAACTGTGCTAGCTACACTTTTGTACGGTGCTGAAACCTGGACCCTCTACAGGTTGCAAGTCAGAAAACTTCACGCCTACATGATGCGCCACCTTCGGACCATCATGGACATCTCCTGGAGAGACAAAATCCCGAACACAGAGGTCCTAAGTCGTGCTGGACTGCCATCGATGGATGACATCTTAACCCAAACAAACCTGAGATGGGTCGGGCATGTAGAGAGAATGAGTCACGAGCGGCTCCCTCGGCATCTGCTCTACTCACAGCTGGAGGAAGGGAAACGAAACAGAGGGAGGCCAAGGCTACGGTACAAGGACACCGTTAAACGGAATTTGAGGGAACTGAAGATCGACACTGCAACCTGGCAGCTGAAGGCAAAAGACCGGGCTGAGTGGAGGACTATGATCCGACCGAAATGAAACAGTCATTGTCGCGCCCGACAGACTGCTATGATGATGGCACTATTCTGGGATcatggcggacgaaactgctcatgctcagggtgtttgtggaggttcggggttttgcacaaatgtgatgcaccatgttagatgtcccggttttgtgactgtcgtagacataaacagcatcgcagctcttgcaaatcacgtagccagcattactatcatcctgatttacaacctcataaaaacgagtgcaagctgaacttttctggcctttttttcccctggtctttactattcccttttttagtttgtcgcgtaccacgtttgctgccggcgttgccatcttttttttttttcttcttccgttGTGGCGTGcggcaggtgcctgctcgtttttcatatgtgggtaacaacatttaactatgtatatatatttccgaattggtttaactgccacccgcctgaatccgcacaccgcgcatctctaccgggtagtcacgtgaggggcttttgaccaatcggaGATTGGCCTAAAGCCCCTCACGTGGCTCCAGGGTGCCATGTTAGAGACAAAGACTGAAACAAAGTTGGCCATACTCACTCTAAACACAGCTCTGTTGAAAATATTACGTTGTTGCCATCAGTGTCTGAGGTGGAGAGCTACAATGAGGCTGCTCAAACCCTGCTGGCTATCGGCAATGTCTCTCATCCCTCGCAGTCAGACACCACGCAAGGTCAAATCACAGGTTAAATATCCGTCACATTAACACTCCCCGAAGAAGCAGTGTGTTGGTACTTTAGGTCTTACTCTTGTGTTTAATTGCAGGCGTACCGTCGGACAGTGGATATGAAACAAGTAGACGTTTGGAAGAGGAAATTGTTGCGGAGTTCATTGAAGAAAACACCTCCACACCAATTATGTCTGTACCTCTAGACCAGAAAGTCACGGATGCATTTGAAACTGCACCTGTTGGGCCAACAAACGCAGAGTCCTCACCTCACGTTGGTGAGGAGACATGCTGTGAACAGAGACACGTTTCAGATCATGACCTAACCCGACCGTTGCAATCAAACACACGGACCAGAATAGCTCGCTCATCCAAGGTTAAACCAAAACCTAACTTGGCCAAAGCCTTAAGAGCTGCACATTCCAAAACTCAACCAGAAACATCATCACAAGGGTCAACCATGGAGAGCCATAGTGTTGCTCCTGACCTGTCGAAAGACCTCTCTGAAGAACCGTCCTCAAAGATAGCAAAATGTAGTCAATCTTCTGAAAAACAGACTTTTGACATGCATGCCAAGTCTACAGATGCTGAAAAAAGTGAAAGCGAAGCATCTGATGCTGCAGTCACAGAAACACTAGCTCAAGAGTCAGGTTATGTTGCCATGCCAGTTGTACATGAAGGTCAGAACTCTAGCGAACTCCTGTCATCTCGACCTACCAGGACCACAACAAGTAAGGTAGAACCACAGCCAACTTGTACTTTCTCTCCTAAGAAAATCAGTCCAAGTGCCAATTCTTCTTCATCTGTGACAACAACCATGAGTTTGAGCTCTAATCTTGTAGAGGAACTGGCTTCTAGTGGAATGAAGAATACACATACAGGACTTACTAATCAACTCAGTAGTGAATCAAAACCCACGGATGCTGAAAAGAAAAAGGTTGAATGTAGTCCAAATGAAGCGGCAGCATTTGATGATGCAGTCACAGAACCACTAACTCAAGAGTCAAACATGCATTTGATCCAAAAAGGTGAAGATAATGGTGCCATGATAGAGGTACATGAAGGTCAGAACTCTAGCGAACACCGGTCATCTCCACCCTTTAAGAGGAATCGATTCCACCGAGTGAAACCAAAACCAAACCTTTCACAGATATCAAAAAGTGCACGTTCTAAACCTCAAACCACGAACGAGACTAGTGATTCTTCAAAGCTGGAATCAACTTGGACGACAACAAGTATGGTAAACCCACAGCCAACTTGTACCTTCTCTCCTAAAAAAACAAGTCCAAGTGCCAATTCTGCTTCATCTGTGACAACAGCCATGGACATCCGCCCTAATCTGGTACCTCCAGAAGAACTGACTTGTGGTGAGATAGTGACAAGTACTGAAAATTATGAACAGCTCAATATTGAAACAAAATCCACAgatgctgaacagtttgaatttggTTCAAATAAAGAGGCAGCAGATGATGATGCAGTCACAGAACCACTAGCTCAAGAGTCTAGCATGCCTTTGATCCAAAAAGGTGGATTTAATGACAACATGCCAGAGGCACATGAAGGTCTGGACTCTAGCGAACTCCTGTCATCTCCACCCTTTAAGATGAATCCATTCCACCGAGTCAAACCAAAACCAAACCTTTCACAGATATCAAAAAGTGCACGTTCTAAACCTCAAACCACGAACGAGACTAGTGATTCTTCAAAGCTGGAATCAACTTGGACGACAACAAGTATGGTAAAACCACAACCAACTTGTACCTTCTCTGCTACGAAAACAAGTCCAAGTGCCAATTCTACTTCATCTGTGACAACAACCATGGACGTCAGCTCTAATCTGGTACCTACAGAAGAACTGGCCTCTGGTGAGATAGTGACAAGTACTGGACAAAATGAACAGTTCAATATTGAAACAAAATCCACAgatgctgaacagtttgaatttggTTCAAATGAAGAGGCAACAGCTGATGATGCAGTCACAGAACCACTAGCTCAAGAGTCTAGCATGCCTTTGATCCAAAAAGGCGGATTTAATGACAACATGCCAGAGGCACATGAAGGTCAGGACTCTAGCGAACTCCAGTCATCTCCACCCTTTAAGAGGAATCGATTCCACCGAGTCAAACCAAAACCAAACCTTTCACAGATATCAAAAAGTGCACGTTCTAAACCTCAAACCACGAACGAGACTAGTGATTCTTCAAAGCTGGAATCAACTTGGACAACAACAAGTATGGTAAAACCACAGCCAACTTGTACCTTCTCTGCTACGAAAACAAGTCCAAGTGCCAATTCTACTTCATCTGTGACAACAACCATGGACGTCAGCTCTAATCTGGTACCTACAGAAGAACTGGCCTCTGGTGAGATAGTGACAAGTACTGGACAAAATGAACAGTTCAATATTGAAACAAAATCCACAgatgctgaacagtttgaatttggTTCAAATAAAGAGGCAGCAGCTGATGATGCAGTCACAGAACCACTAGCTCAAGAGTCTAGCATGCCTTTGATCCAAAAAGGTGGATTTAATGACAACATGCCAGAGGCACATGAAGGTCTGGACTCTAGCGAACTCCTGTCATCTCCACCCTTTAAGATGAATCCATTCCACCGAGTCAAACCAAAACCAAACCTTTCACAGATATCAAAAAGTGCACGTTCTAAACCTCAAACCACGAACGAGACTAGTGATTCTTCAAAGCTGGAATCAACTTGGACGACAACAAGTATGGTAAAACCACAGCCAACTTGTACCTTCTCTGCTACGAAAACAAGTCCAAGTGCCAATTCTACTTCATCTGTGACAACAACCATGGACGTCAGCTCTAATCTGGTACCTACAGAAGAACTGGCCTCTGGTGAGATAGTGACAAGTACTGGACAAAATGAACAGTTCAATATTGAAACAAAATCCACAgatgctgaacagtttgaatttggTTCAAATAAAGAGGCAGCAGCTGATGATGCAGTCACAGAACCACTAGCTCAAGAGTCTAGCATGCCTTTGATCCAAAAAGGTGGATTTAATGACAACATGCCAGAGGCACATGAAGGTCTGGACTCTAGCGAACTCCTGTCATCTCCACCCTTTAAGATGAATCCATTCCACCGAGTCAAACCAAAACCAAACCTTTCACAGATATCAAAAAGTGCACGTTCTAAACCTCAAACCACGAACGAGACTAGTGATTCTTCAAAGCTGGAATCAACTTGGACGACAACAAGTATGGTAAAACCACAACCAACTTGTACCTTCTCTGCTACGAAAACAAGTCCAAGTGCCAATTCTACTTCATCTGTGACAACAACCATGGACGTCAGCTCTAATCTGGTACCTACAGAAGAACTGGCCTCTGGTGAGATAGTGACAAGTACTGGAAATTATGAACAGTTCAATATTGAAACAAAATCCACAgatgctgaacagtttgaatttggTTCAAATGAAGAGACAGCAGCTGATGATGCAGTCACAGAACCACTAGCTCAAGAGTCTAGCATGCCTTTGATCCAAAAAGGCGGATTTAATGACAACATGCCAGAGGCACATGAAGGTCTGGACTCTAGCGAACTCCTGTCATCTCCACCCTTTAAGATGAATCGATTCCACCGAGTCAAACCAAAACCAAACCTTTCACAGATATCAAAAAGTGCACGTTCTAAACCTCAAACCACGAAAGAGACTAGTGATTCTTCAAAGCTGGAATCAACTTGGACGACAACAAGTATGGTAAAACCACAGCCAACTTGTACCTTCTCTGCTACGAAAACAAGTCCAAGTGCCAATTCTACTTCATCTGTGACAACAACCATGGACGTCAGCTCTAATCTGGTACCTACAGAAGAACTGGCCTCTGGTGAGATAGTGACAAGTACTGGACAAAATGAACAGTTCAATATTGAAACAAAATCCACAgatgctgaacagtttgaatttggTTCAAATAAAGAGGCAGCAGCTGATGATGCAGTCACAGAACCACTAGCTCAAGAGTCTAGCATGCCTTTGATCCAAAAAGGTGGATTTAATGACAACATGCCAGAGGCACATGAAGGTCTGGACTCTAGCGAACTCCTGTCATCTCCACCCTTTAAGATGAATCCATTCCACCGAGTCAAACCAAAACCAAACCTTTCACAGATATCAAAAAGTGCACGTTCTAAACCTCAAACCACGAACGAGACTAGTGATTCTTCAAAGCTGGAATCAACTTGGACGACAACAAGTATGGTAAAACCACAAGCAACTTGTACCTTCTCTGCTACGAAAACAAGTCCAAGTGCCAATTCTACTTCATCTGTGACAACAACCATGGACGTCAGCTCTAATCTGGTACCTACAGAAGAACTGGCCTCTGGTGAGATAGTGACAAGTACTGGACAAAATGAACAGTTCAATATTGAAACAAAATCCACAgatgctgaacagtttgaatttggTTCAAATGAAGAGGCAACAGCTGATGATGCAGTCACAGAACCACTAGCTCAAGAGTCTAGCATGCCTTTGATCCAAAAAGGCGGATTTAATGACAACATGCCAGAGGCACATGAAGGTCTGGACTCTAGCGAACTCCTGTCATCTCCACCCTTTAAGAGGAATCGATTCCACCGAGTCAAACCAAAACCAAACCTTTCACAGATATCAAAAAGTGCACGTTCTAAACCTCAAACCACGAACGAGACTAGTGATTCTTCAAAGCTGGAATCAACTTGGACGACAACAAGTATGGTAAAACCACAGCCAACTTGTACCTTCTCTGCTACGAAAACAAGTCCAAGTGCCAATTCTACTTCATCTGTGACAACAACCATGGACGTCAGCTCTAATCTGGTACCTACAGAAGAACTGGCCTCTGGTGAGATAGAGACAAGTACTGGAAATGATGAACAGCTCAATATAGAAACAAATTCCACAgatgctgaacagtttgaatttggTTCAAATAAAGAGGCAGCAGCTGATGATGCAGCCACAGAACCACTTGCTCAAGAGTCTAGCATGTCTTTGATCCAAAAAGGTGGATTTAATGACAACATGCCAGAGGCACATGAAGGTCTGGACTCTAGCGAACTCCTGTCATCTCCACCCTTTAAGATTAATCGATTCCACCGAGTCAAACCAAAACCAAACCTTTCACAGATATCAAAAAGTGCACGTTCTAAACCTCAAACCACGAACGAGACTAGTGATTCTTCAAAGCTGGAATCAACTTGGACGACAACAAGTATGGTAAAATCACAGCCAACGTGTACATTCTCTCCTGAGAAAACAAGTCAATGTGCCAATTCTGCTTCATCTGTGTTAACAACCATGAACCTCAGCTCTAATCTGGTACCTACAGAAGAACTGGCCTCTGGTGAGATAGTGACAAGTACTGGAAATGATGAACAGTTCAATATTGAAACAAAATCCACAgatgctgaacagtttgaatttggTTCAAATGAAGAGACAGCAGCTGATGATGCAGTCACAGAACCACTAGCTCAAGAGTCTAGCATGCCTTTGATCCAAAAAGGCGGATTTAATGACAACATGCCAGAGGCACATGAAGGTCAGGACTCTAGCGAACTCCAGTCATCTCCACCCTTTAAGAGGAATCGATTCCACCGAGTCAAACCAAAACCAAACCTTTCACAGATATCAAAAAGTGCACGTTCTAAACCTCAAACCACGAAAGAGACTAGTGATTCTTCAAAGCTGGAATCAACTTGGACGACAACAAGTATGGTAAAACCACAGCCAACGTGTACATTCTCTCCTGAGAAAACAAGTCAATGTGCCAATTCTACTTCATCTGTGTTAACAACCATGAACCTCAGCTCTAATCTGGTACCTACAGAAGAACTGACTTTTAGTGAGATAGAGACAAGTACTGGATGTGATGATCAGCTCAGTAGTGAACCAAAATCCACAGATGCTGAAGAGATTGAATATGGTGCAAACAAAGAGGCAGCATCTGATGATGCAGTCACAGAACCACTAGCTCAAAAGTCAAGCATGCCTTTGATCCATAAAGGTGGATTTAAGGATTCAATGCCAGAGGTACATGAAGGTCAGAACTCTAGCGAACTCCAGTCATCTCCACTTTTAAAGAGAAATCGATTTCAACGAGTCAAACCAAAACCAAACCTTACACAGATATCAAAAAGAACACGGTCTGAACCTCAAGTCATAGAAGAGACTAGTCAATCTTCAAAGCTGGAATCAACGTGGACGACAACAAGTAAGGTAGAAACACAGCCAACTTGTATCTTCTCTCCAGAGAAAACAATTCAAAGTGCCGATTCTGCTTCGTTTGTGACAACAACCATGAACTTGAGCTCTAATCGGGTACCTACAGAGGAACTGGCTTCTAGTGGGATGAAGAATACAAGTACAAGACTTGCTAATCAGCTCAGTAGTGAACCAAAACCCATGGATGCTGAAAAGAAAAAGGTTGAATGTAGTCCAAATAAAGAGGCAGCATCTGATGATGCAGTCACAGAACCACTAGCTCAAGAGTCAAGCATGCCTTTGGTACAAGAATGTGGAAATAATGACTCCATGCCAGAGGTACATGAAGGTCAGAACTCTAGCGAACTCCAGTCATCTCAACCCTTTAGAAGGAATCGATTCCACCGATTCAAACCAAATCTTTCACACATATCAAAATGTGCACGGTCTAAACCTCAAGCCACAAATGAAACCAGTCAGTCTTCAAAACTGGAATCAACTTGGACGACAACAAGTAACTTCCTTCCTGAGGAAGCAAGTCCAAGTGCCGATTCTGCATCATTTGTTGCAACAGCCATGAACTTTAGCACTATTCAGGTATCTAAAGAGGAACTGTCTTCTAGTGAGGTGAAGACAAGTACTGGACTTTCTAATCAGCTCAGCAGTGAGCCAAAACCCACAGATGACGAAAATATTGAATTTGGTCCTCATAAAGCGGCAGCATCTGGTGATGCAGTCACAGAACTGCTAGCTCAGGAGTCAAAGACGTGTTCAATCCAAGAAAGTGGAGGTCATGACACCTTGCCAGAGGTTTATGAATGTCAGAGGTCTAGCGAACCCCCGCAATTTCAGCCCACCAAGAGGAGTCGACTCCAAAGGGTCAAACCAAAACCAAACCTTTCACAGATATCAAAAAGTGCACGGTCTAAACCTCAAATCACAAAAGAAACAATTATGTCTACAAATCTGGAATGCACCGGAAAAATAACAACTAAAGTAGAAACACAACCAACTTGTACTTTCTCCCCAGAGAAACCAAGCCCAAAAGATTCAGTTGTGACACCATCCATGGAT is a genomic window of Nerophis lumbriciformis linkage group LG11, RoL_Nlum_v2.1, whole genome shotgun sequence containing:
- the LOC133610155 gene encoding uncharacterized protein, with the translated sequence MLTTRVGMFRRSRFSVRPNVGGPGRTGAAPQEATPGGKEASQAPKAISEGAPLSTVDDCKPGDTPVAAPTALGDGNEPSGEASSAAVQRRKRFSVKPRVAPGRPSIVPRVPKSPAKLVPESPAKVSELESTTSNEAKSPAATPQAPSSPMPTTDTKLPHVQPTFSPPEGCADALKEAPPLPDLGKQTEKSPNSSIKVPHRPLDKVSLPDREAAELSEKAKTLLSSKGKKSIARFSLSRLLNDPSDIQRLENAEKLRDLLRQEMRKEKGIKKRKKPVKEFSVDPTKMTMRDLIRYLPLSNPMSSSLEDDTEQNETVTPFTPRMEILPERTQEPEAEVVPAVVDQTEEEEEDVEGPGQGDEEDDALMVPQVKVAEDGTLILDEESLTVEVQRAKGPNPAEGRDPIFERGSTTTYSSFRASTYCKPWSSEETDMFFLAISMVGTDFSMICQLFHNRTRSEIRNKFKKEEKQNSWRVDKAFRERRKLDIEYFSKLLEKILEVQLSRKKLKSLVVKNPPKKSQGKSKGRKRKKAAGKLSASEEEDEVEEDSLLCSEAEDGEKENEGGTLSSKVKKKLKSKVDASAAKPAKKKSKASEKSSEEGEDEACLPEDTEAALPEDHPDSEVCESAETEKASNGATITPAKLPRGGAAKSVGRKCSKKLPPSPTTAAEDGDGESAKQDESVKDDASKDQVNKEALPSREASDDDVDDSCSDEDSGDEDYSVKPAKPTRSGRIPKPTALLSYPAPSTRTAPKRDRTTKAPSAAPSSKKPKLVMLRATQSESSAEELEEEDMKELWCDNSTQAFVPASLRSPHAVICQVEEAVEELDILADMSVLDMSQDELCLNSSCERAQIETGSRETSAHQLDLLVDVIDLLSSEHAGVSEVESYNEAAQTLLAIGNVSHPSQSDTTQGQITGVPSDSGYETSRRLEEEIVAEFIEENTSTPIMSVPLDQKVTDAFETAPVGPTNAESSPHVGEETCCEQRHVSDHDLTRPLQSNTRTRIARSSKVKPKPNLAKALRAAHSKTQPETSSQGSTMESHSVAPDLSKDLSEEPSSKIAKCSQSSEKQTFDMHAKSTDAEKSESEASDAAVTETLAQESGYVAMPVVHEGQNSSELLSSRPTRTTTSKVEPQPTCTFSPKKISPSANSSSSVTTTMSLSSNLVEELASSGMKNTHTGLTNQLSSESKPTDAEKKKVECSPNEAAAFDDAVTEPLTQESNMHLIQKGEDNGAMIEVHEGQNSSEHRSSPPFKRNRFHRVKPKPNLSQISKSARSKPQTTNETSDSSKLESTWTTTSMVNPQPTCTFSPKKTSPSANSASSVTTAMDIRPNLVPPEELTCGEIVTSTENYEQLNIETKSTDAEQFEFGSNKEAADDDAVTEPLAQESSMPLIQKGGFNDNMPEAHEGLDSSELLSSPPFKMNPFHRVKPKPNLSQISKSARSKPQTTNETSDSSKLESTWTTTSMVKPQPTCTFSATKTSPSANSTSSVTTTMDVSSNLVPTEELASGEIVTSTGQNEQFNIETKSTDAEQFEFGSNEEATADDAVTEPLAQESSMPLIQKGGFNDNMPEAHEGQDSSELQSSPPFKRNRFHRVKPKPNLSQISKSARSKPQTTNETSDSSKLESTWTTTSMVKPQPTCTFSATKTSPSANSTSSVTTTMDVSSNLVPTEELASGEIVTSTGQNEQFNIETKSTDAEQFEFGSNKEAAADDAVTEPLAQESSMPLIQKGGFNDNMPEAHEGLDSSELLSSPPFKMNPFHRVKPKPNLSQISKSARSKPQTTNETSDSSKLESTWTTTSMVKPQPTCTFSATKTSPSANSTSSVTTTMDVSSNLVPTEELASGEIVTSTGQNEQFNIETKSTDAEQFEFGSNKEAAADDAVTEPLAQESSMPLIQKGGFNDNMPEAHEGLDSSELLSSPPFKMNPFHRVKPKPNLSQISKSARSKPQTTNETSDSSKLESTWTTTSMVKPQPTCTFSATKTSPSANSTSSVTTTMDVSSNLVPTEELASGEIVTSTGNYEQFNIETKSTDAEQFEFGSNEETAADDAVTEPLAQESSMPLIQKGGFNDNMPEAHEGLDSSELLSSPPFKMNRFHRVKPKPNLSQISKSARSKPQTTKETSDSSKLESTWTTTSMVKPQPTCTFSATKTSPSANSTSSVTTTMDVSSNLVPTEELASGEIVTSTGQNEQFNIETKSTDAEQFEFGSNKEAAADDAVTEPLAQESSMPLIQKGGFNDNMPEAHEGLDSSELLSSPPFKMNPFHRVKPKPNLSQISKSARSKPQTTNETSDSSKLESTWTTTSMVKPQATCTFSATKTSPSANSTSSVTTTMDVSSNLVPTEELASGEIVTSTGQNEQFNIETKSTDAEQFEFGSNEEATADDAVTEPLAQESSMPLIQKGGFNDNMPEAHEGLDSSELLSSPPFKRNRFHRVKPKPNLSQISKSARSKPQTTNETSDSSKLESTWTTTSMVKPQPTCTFSATKTSPSANSTSSVTTTMDVSSNLVPTEELASGEIETSTGNDEQLNIETNSTDAEQFEFGSNKEAAADDAATEPLAQESSMSLIQKGGFNDNMPEAHEGLDSSELLSSPPFKINRFHRVKPKPNLSQISKSARSKPQTTNETSDSSKLESTWTTTSMVKSQPTCTFSPEKTSQCANSASSVLTTMNLSSNLVPTEELASGEIVTSTGNDEQFNIETKSTDAEQFEFGSNEETAADDAVTEPLAQESSMPLIQKGGFNDNMPEAHEGQDSSELQSSPPFKRNRFHRVKPKPNLSQISKSARSKPQTTKETSDSSKLESTWTTTSMVKPQPTCTFSPEKTSQCANSTSSVLTTMNLSSNLVPTEELTFSEIETSTGCDDQLSSEPKSTDAEEIEYGANKEAASDDAVTEPLAQKSSMPLIHKGGFKDSMPEVHEGQNSSELQSSPLLKRNRFQRVKPKPNLTQISKRTRSEPQVIEETSQSSKLESTWTTTSKVETQPTCIFSPEKTIQSADSASFVTTTMNLSSNRVPTEELASSGMKNTSTRLANQLSSEPKPMDAEKKKVECSPNKEAASDDAVTEPLAQESSMPLVQECGNNDSMPEVHEGQNSSELQSSQPFRRNRFHRFKPNLSHISKCARSKPQATNETSQSSKLESTWTTTSNFLPEEASPSADSASFVATAMNFSTIQVSKEELSSSEVKTSTGLSNQLSSEPKPTDDENIEFGPHKAAASGDAVTELLAQESKTCSIQESGGHDTLPEVYECQRSSEPPQFQPTKRSRLQRVKPKPNLSQISKSARSKPQITKETIMSTNLECTGKITTKVETQPTCTFSPEKPSPKDSVVTPSMDSSTSLVPRAELTSTQEKKAVELTYQEESSLPVVDARKENTGVKEAIFGPANETVRFNAELTQSSSNNLVPSDIIPECQVGVGANANQSTIHKVSNHLEKASKSDLKCESSDDRSVEAESPSTSETSQSVTLPLEICLAYQPTEDLSSSRDTNKKADSEAPKHTPGTIQRRQHLPKVKPALRFPARAIRSTSQSKDGGESFNITSECQVVEKKKKVVMETEEKSNEEGYNAPCQDKKEDRTYLKSDDQHIAAAPSNTQLLHQDTVPEHSKTVQTNKMMTETQPLQSANDPPLPKTTATRRSRLVKPKPNLGKSGRQARQVAAKADSDAVKAPGSQEILPEPVQPVEGAIGLSAMECTTQDESTSSTGQEQTFASLSILQDALSVPSDPDEPFFILSLTEIPVDTVEEVLNPSTQLPPFICHPNQSVQQSLAVENVIAGPDGSTPDVLVSTEQTATTMTPAIVDPVAPPERHQGCASAGPSSTASSPKRKPKGFLSFLSRTPSVGKAAPRRSRGKKPTTTTHPPAETHLAAAELSSAPQRHLRLHANDDAPVAPSQVSACERDDGEAVQQEPSDVSQFFLSDIFTEV